A segment of the Methanomassiliicoccaceae archaeon DOK genome:
TGACCTTTCCGAACCCCCAAAGCTGATGGAAGGTCATGATGGGGACCTTCGGGTTGAGATGGGAGACTCCCTCTGCCCTCTCGCCGAAATCGTACCTGTAGTAACGGATGTCCATGCGACGGTCGGCGTACTTGAGCAGATCCATGAGGACCTTCCAGCCACGAAGCTCGAAGTTGTCCCAGTTGTTCTGGATGATGGGGCGGAATACGTCGCAGCGTATCGCGAACAGCCCGCTCATCATGTCCTTGGTCGTCTGCTTGCGGTGAATCATGAAGAACAGCTTGCAGTAGGCCTCTACCAGCTCCGAGCCCAGGGTCCTCTTGAGCCCCATGGCCATCCTGCTGTTCCTCTGGCCGACGCACAGATCGGCGCCCTTGTCCATCTCGGCGACGATGCCTCCGAGGGCGGAGACGGGATGCTGGAAGTCGCAGTCCATGCACAGGGCATAGTCGGTGTCTGCGATCTCGAACCCCTGGAGAACGGATGCACCGAGCCCCCTCGCATCGGGATCGCGGACATAGAATGTGACCAGGGGGTCGTTGAGGGCCTCGACCTCATCCCTGCTGCGGTCGGTGGAGTTGTCATCCATGAAGAGGATCTTGAAATCAGGATACTCCGCCCTGATCGCCCTGGCTATGTTGGCGATATTCTTCTCCTCGTTGTAGGTTGGGATGACGATTGTACACGTTCCTGCCATGCGATTCCTCTATTCGCTTAACCCGCTGTAGACAGCGACTGTAGAGCACCACCGCCTTCTGGTAATTAACAGTTCGTGCAAACGGATCAACCTCAGAACAATACTGGTTTTAAACAGGAGCGTCATGGAGTCTCGGGCACTATCATGAGTATGTTCGGAACCAACGGCGTACGTGGCATCGCAAACGAATACCTTGACTGTGAGTTAGCACTGCAGATGGGCAGAGCTGTTTCCAAAGTACTCGGCAAGACCATAGCGGTGGCTACAGACACCCGCGTGTCGTCCCCTATGCTCAAAAACGCTCTCTGCGCGGGACTCATGTCCGTCGGCGCGGACGTCCTGGACCTAGGCATGATTCCGACCCCAGCATTACAGCATTACATCCGGAACAGACCAAAGGTGTCAGGCGGGGTAATGATAACTGCATCCCATAACCCCCCAGAATTCAACGGCATCAAATGTATAGCCTCAGACGGCACCGAATGTTCAAAAGAACAGGAATCAGACATAGAGAGGCTCTACAAATCGAAGATCGAATGTGTGGGGTGGAAAGACATCGGTAGCATCCTTCAGATAAACGATGCTGCTGAAGAGTATGTCGAATCTGTCGCCTCGAAGGTCGATACTGACCTAATCAGGAAATCTCAGATTGTAGCGGTAGTCGATTGTGCCAACGGCGCATCCGTCCAGACGACTCCGATGCTGCTAAGAAAGCTTGGAGTCAGAGCCATTACTTTGAACGGAGACCCCCAGGGAGAGTTCCCAGGCCATCCCAGCGAACCCACGGAAGACAACCTAGAGGAGCTAAAAAGAATGGTCGTGGCTGTAGGTGCAGACATAGGCATCGCACATGATGGGGATGCAGATAGGTGCGTTTTTGTCACCGAGAAAGGAGACTACGTCAGCGGGGATGTCTCTCTGGCGCTGTTGGCCGAGGCAATGATCCACAAAAACGGTGGCGGAAAGGTCATGATTACGGTAGCCACCTCGTCCCTTGTAAAAGACATCACCGAAAGAGCAGGAGGCGAGGTTGTATACACTGCTGTGGGATCTCCAATTGTCGCACGCACAATGGCCTCCGAAGGAGGTGTATTCGGAGGGGAAGAAAACGGAGGAGTTATTTTCGCAGATCACCAGTATTGTCGTGACGGTGCTATGGGTGCAGCCAGAATGTTGGAGTATGTAGCAAAATACGGAAGACTAGGGGATAGGATCGCGGAACTCCCATCCTACACAACTATCAAAAACGCAGTCTATTGCCCAGAAGATCTCAAGTCGAAAGTCATATCCTCGATCGAGCTGCGTCACGAGAATGGACGCATCGACAAAAGAGACGGAATCAGAATCGACTATGACGATGGCTGGGTACTAATGCGTCCATCAGGTACCGAGCCCAAGTTCAGAATATATTCCGAGTCCAGAGATTCCAAGACTGCTCGTGAACGCTCCCAAAGTTTCTGTGCGGAGTTCTCAGAAGTTCTCGAAGAGATGTCGAAGAAATAATAACATCGGCCACCACAAATATAAGCGAGAAGGGGTTAGGACTCATGACCATGAAAAAGGACGTCGACACATACTTCTCTGAACTCACAGATGCACTATCCCGCATAGACCGCGACACAATCTGTGAGATGGTCGACGCCATCTTAGAAGCATACAACAATGAAAGTGTTGTTTATGTCTGTGGAAACGGCGGTAGTGCGGCAACAGCATCACACATCGTCTGCGATTTCAATAAAGGTATTTCCATGCACCATGACAGGAAGTTCCGTTTCCTTTGTCTGAATGATAACATCGCATCCATGATGGCAATCTCGAACGACATCAGCTATGATGATGTCTTCCTAATCCAGGCAGAAGGGCGCGTAAGAGACGGAGACGTGCTAATTGCAATCTCCGGCAGCGGAAATTCTGAAAACGTGCTGAAGGTTGCTGAATACTTCAAAAACAGAGGAAATAAGGTCATCGGGCTGACAGGATACTCGGGAGGAAAGCTCAGAGAGATGGCAGACATCCCAGTTCATGTTCCGGTGAACGACATGCAGAAAGCTGAGGACGCCCATATGTCTGTGCTGCATCTGTGCGCTCAGATAATTGCCAGAGAACTGGGCCACCCTCTGTGCTGACTCAATCATGGCGAGTCTTGGCCAGTTTCTCTTTCATCTGCATGACCGGACGGACCTCTGCGGGATCGATTCCACGCTCCT
Coding sequences within it:
- a CDS encoding glycosyltransferase, which encodes MAGTCTIVIPTYNEEKNIANIARAIRAEYPDFKILFMDDNSTDRSRDEVEALNDPLVTFYVRDPDARGLGASVLQGFEIADTDYALCMDCDFQHPVSALGGIVAEMDKGADLCVGQRNSRMAMGLKRTLGSELVEAYCKLFFMIHRKQTTKDMMSGLFAIRCDVFRPIIQNNWDNFELRGWKVLMDLLKYADRRMDIRYYRYDFGERAEGVSHLNPKVPIMTFHQLWGFGKVTAKIVAKMYGVDYYEMYPAERSRCRTSSKPL
- the glmM gene encoding phosphoglucosamine mutase; translated protein: MMSMFGTNGVRGIANEYLDCELALQMGRAVSKVLGKTIAVATDTRVSSPMLKNALCAGLMSVGADVLDLGMIPTPALQHYIRNRPKVSGGVMITASHNPPEFNGIKCIASDGTECSKEQESDIERLYKSKIECVGWKDIGSILQINDAAEEYVESVASKVDTDLIRKSQIVAVVDCANGASVQTTPMLLRKLGVRAITLNGDPQGEFPGHPSEPTEDNLEELKRMVVAVGADIGIAHDGDADRCVFVTEKGDYVSGDVSLALLAEAMIHKNGGGKVMITVATSSLVKDITERAGGEVVYTAVGSPIVARTMASEGGVFGGEENGGVIFADHQYCRDGAMGAARMLEYVAKYGRLGDRIAELPSYTTIKNAVYCPEDLKSKVISSIELRHENGRIDKRDGIRIDYDDGWVLMRPSGTEPKFRIYSESRDSKTARERSQSFCAEFSEVLEEMSKK
- a CDS encoding SIS domain-containing protein — encoded protein: MTMKKDVDTYFSELTDALSRIDRDTICEMVDAILEAYNNESVVYVCGNGGSAATASHIVCDFNKGISMHHDRKFRFLCLNDNIASMMAISNDISYDDVFLIQAEGRVRDGDVLIAISGSGNSENVLKVAEYFKNRGNKVIGLTGYSGGKLREMADIPVHVPVNDMQKAEDAHMSVLHLCAQIIARELGHPLC